From the genome of Phycicoccus duodecadis:
GCTGACCTGCACCACGCGCTTCGCACCGGTCGGGCCCGTCGGGCCCCGCGCAAGGCCGCCAAACGGCCCCGGGTGCCCGGGGAGCTGCTGATCGCGAATCGACCCAAGGACGTCGACGCCCGCACCGTGCCCGGGCACTGGGAAGGTGACCTGATCATCGGCAAGAACAGCGCCTCGGCGATCGGGACCCTGGTCGAGCGCACCACCCGGTTCGTGATCCTGCTTCACCTACCAGGGCGGCACGACGCCGAATCCGTCGCCGACGCCATCGCGCAACAGATCACCGCCCTACCCGAGCACCTGGCCCGCTCCCTGACCTGGGACCAAGGCGTCGAGCTGGTCGGCTCCCACCAACGAGTCCGTGCCGAGACCGGGCTGAGCGTGTGGTTCTGCGACCCCGCCTCGCCCTGGCAACGCGGCAGCAACGAGAACACCAACGGGCTCCTTCGCCAGTACTTCCCCAAGGGCACCGACCTGTCCGTGTACACCCAAGAAGACCTCGAGACCGTCGCAGACGGACTCAACGCCCGACCCCGCATGACCCTGGGATGGCGTACCCCAGCCGAAGCCCTCGCCGAAGTAGCCTGAAACCAACCCGTTGCGCTCACCGATTGAGACCGCCCGCCGGATGCTCTGCGTGTCGCCTCCTCTCGACCGGGTGTCAGGCGTCGAGGTCGCCCAGCACCGCCCGGACGCCGGCCTCGACCACCCCCGCGTCCGAGGTGACGGCGACGAACGGGATGCCGTGGGAGACGAGCGCCCGCGCCCGCTCGGGGGCACCGGCGAACCCGCCCACGAGGATGCCCTGGCGCTCTGCGGCCGCGACCACCCGCGCGAGCGGGCCGGTGGGGTCGTGGTCGGCGAGCAGCGCCTCCGGGGTGGTGCCCAATGAGAGCGACAGGTCGAACGGCCCGACGAACAGCCCGTCGACACCGGGGGTGGCCGCGATGACGTCGACGTCGTCGAGCGCGCCGGAGGTCTCGACCATCACCCAGCACTGCACCGCCTGGTTGGCCTCCTCGGGTGTG
Proteins encoded in this window:
- a CDS encoding HpcH/HpaI aldolase family protein; this translates as METSRGIWTSTTDVDLLLRLASGGFDWLALDAQHGPVDRAALHVIGRALAGAPTPFLVRVPAVDAAWIGAALDAGAAGVIVPSVEGVADAGRAALATRYPPLGDRSWGPFAPLWGGTTTTPEEANQAVQCWVMVETSGALDDVDVIAATPGVDGLFVGPFDLSLSLGTTPEALLADHDPTGPLARVVAAAERQGILVGGFAGAPERARALVSHGIPFVAVTSDAGVVEAGVRAVLGDLDA